One genomic segment of Hordeum vulgare subsp. vulgare chromosome 2H, MorexV3_pseudomolecules_assembly, whole genome shotgun sequence includes these proteins:
- the LOC123427842 gene encoding uncharacterized protein LOC123427842 — translation MAPPSSLLRDLLSVDGFKKNRKQPDNPSAAPRTTSMPLQHRRPTKPARSQSDVQQARGRLNLEPNGDVAGEEQTPRRKSSASLRSATSYKIKEGGSGPGAIPALDESALSALISLAAGTVKQFAKDEAFRAFLRSGCTSCVGESDHRAVLDLRVTVQTIERAAAVGEALLDPRELKRASLRLHSLASLDADEALAVTASGVPHERLAACAHLYMSVVSKLQKKDHSSAVHALEAFCLAPREARTVLLPALWDRLFRPGLTHLKAWRDRESAAARPKPDARSKDVEKLFLDALDDGTRALACYYRDWLLGRTEVMALPSVPAPPSTAPPATAPSTAPPSATRFSTSTTYDIGSDVAYSSGTPSPAIFVIEETPRQPEGVQEEGKAADADSSGSVFHECDDGEVRSCSPTPREEASVLMPNMLANEAFEPRIEDERGKGADESTNYLPARDMSAIDLLTLEFCEGPLQTSGADGSQVEATIFSTTPSDFLCPLTRQIFNRPVTIETGQTFERHAIVHWFDRGLRTCPVTGQELEALSVPDTNRVLTRLIDAWKAEHCRSLRVADGGPPEEKLNVAVVDRVLDAGRSVSEQTERARHLMAIGGVDFHLHRLREGREEEQRARAAEHLLLCVRAEGGCRSYVAVRVHGESVVRLLRSEVVSARSAAVRLLVELLRLRRREMVELFIRGLCTESATETMDVLLRHLRSSPAEERALVAVLLLYFDRTLSPDEPDGSNGSGYREEAVRTLTESLRRCLIDENVVPNTRKALLMLGGHFSFSGDLLAEDRMLEQAGFADDTPAATPVTSDATVQETEAAENEAWLEHVTAVLLGSGRRPFLAALSGCMGSPDAGLVAACLTTAGWLSRSLAATPLRDTHTDMQLAAFSALVPRLKRCLAGGAAHLQARHRVLAAVTLHNFSKIPDCRVLLMLLADGLRGHLADLAELTRTAGQLYAELHE, via the exons ATGGCGCCGCCGTCGTCCTTGCTGCGCGACCTGCTCAGCGTCGATGGCTTCAAGAAAAACCGCAAGCAGCCGGACAACCCCTCGGCGGCGCCGCGGACCACGAGCATGCCCCTCCAGCACCGGCGCCCCACCAAGCCCGCGCGGTCCCAGTCCGACGTCCAGCAGGCCCGCGGCCGCCTCAACCTCGAACCCAACGGGGACGTCGCCGGCGAGGAGCAGACACCGCGACGGAAGTCGTCGGCGTCGCTGAGGAGCGCGACGAGCTACAAAATCAAGGAGGGCGGCAGCGGCCCGGGCGCGATACCAGCCCTCGACGAGTCCGCGCTCAGCGCGCTCATCTCCCTGGCCGCGGGGACGGTGAAACAGTTCGCCAAGGACGAGGCCTTccgcgcgtttctgcggagcggcTGCACGTCGTGCGTCGGCGAGTCCGACCACCGCGCCGTCCTGGACCTCCGCGTGACCGTGCAGACCATCGAGAGGGCCGCCGCGGTGGGGGAGGCCCTCCTCGACCCGCGCGAGCTGAAGCGCGCCTCCCTCAGGCTGCACTCCCTGGCGTCCCTCGACGCGGACGAGGCGCTCGCGGTGACCGCGTCGGGGGTGCCGCACGAGCGCCTCGCCGCGTGCGCGCACCTGTACATGTCCGTCGTCTCCAAGCTCCAGAAAAAGGACCACTCCTCCGCCGTGCACGCCCTGGAGGCCTTCTGCCTCGCGCCGCGCGAGGCGCGGACGGTGCTTCTGCCGGCGCTGTGGGACAGGCTCTTCCGCCCAGGCCTCACGCACCTCAAGGCATGGCGCGACCGGGAGTCGGCGGCGGCGAGACCGAAGCCGGACGCGAGGTCCAAGGACGTGGAGAAGCTGTTCCTCGACGCGCTGGACGACGGCACGCGCGCGCTGGCGTGCTACTACAGGGACTGGCTGCTGGGGCGCACCGAGGTGATGGCCCTCCCGTCCGTTCCCGCGCCTCCGAGCACGGCTCCTCCCGCCACCGCCCCGAGCACTGCTCCTCCCAGCGCGACGAGGTTCTCCACGTCGACGACGTACGACATCGGCTCGGACGTGGCGTATAGCTCCGGTACCCCGAGCCCAGCCATTTTCGTGATCGAGGAGACGCCGCGGCAACCCGAGGGGGTGCaggaggaaggcaaggccgcAGACGCCGACAGCTCAGGGAGCGTGTTCCACGAGTGCGACGACGGCGAGGTAAGGAGCTGCAGTCCCACGCCTCGGGAAGAAGCAAGCGTGCTCATGCCCAATATGCTCGCCAATGAAGCATTTGAACCACGG ATCGAAGATGAACGGGGCAAGGGAGCAGACGAGTCGACGAACTACCTGCCGGCTCGCGACATGTCAGCCATCGACCTCCTCACACTCGAGTTCTG CGAGGGGCCGCTCCAGACCAGTGGCGCAGACGGCAGCCAAGTCGAAGCCACCATTTTCTCCACCACCCCGAGCGATTTCCTCTGCCCACTGACGCGGCAGATCTTCAACCGGCCGGTGACCATCGAGACGGGCCAGACGTTCGAGCGGCACGCCATAGTGCACTGGTTCGACAGGGGCCTGCGGACGTGCCCCGTCACGGGGCAGGAGCTGGAGGCCCTGTCGGTCCCGGACACGAACCGCGTGCTCACGCGCCTGATCGACGCCTGGAAGGCGGAGCACTGCCGGAGCCTGCGCGTCGCCGACGGCGGGCCGCCGGAGGAGAAGCTCAACGTGGCCGTCGTCGACAGGGTGCTCGACGCCGGACGCAGCGTGTCGGAGCAGACGGAGAGGGCCAGGCACCTCATGGCGATCGGCGGCGTCGACTTCCACCTCCACAGGCTTCGGGAAGGGCGGGAGGAGGAGCAGAGGGCGCGCGCCGCCGAGCACCTGCTGCTGTGCGTCCGGGCGGAGGGCGGCTGCAGGAGCTACGTGGCTGTCAGGGTTCATGGAGAGAGCGTCGTCCGGCTTCTGCGGAGCGAGGTGGTCTCGGCGAGGAGCGCCGCCGTGCGTCTGCTCGTTGAGCTGCTCCGGTTGCGAAG AAGGGAAATGGTGGAATTGTTCATACGCGGGTTGTGCACGGAGTCAGCCACCGAGACGATGGACGTGCTACTCCGGCATCTTCGAAGCTCGCCGGCGGAAGAACGAGCTCTCGTTGCTGTTCTGCTGCTATACTTCGATCGCACACTGTCACCG GACGAGCCCGATGGAAGTAACGGCAGCGGATACAGAGAAGAGGCTGTCAGGACCCTCACGGAGTCTCTGAGACGCTGCCTGATCGACGAAAACGTCGTGCCCAACACCCGGAAAGCTCTGCTGATGCTGGGAGGGCATTTCTCcttctccggcgacctcctcgcCGAGGACCGGATGCTCGAGCAGGCCGGCTTCGCCGACGACACACCTGCCGCCACACCCGTCACCTCCGATGCCACAGTGCAG GAGACGGAGGCGGCCGAGAACGAGGCGTGGCTGGAGCACGTGACGGCGGTGCTCCTCGGCAGCGGGAGGCGGCCGTTCCTGGCGGCGCTGTCCGGGTGCATGGGCTCTCCCGACGCCGGGCTGGTGGCCGCCTGCCTGACGACGGCGGGGTGGCTGAGCCGTTCGCTGGCAGCGACGCCGCTGCGGGACACGCACACGGACATGCAGCTGGCCGCGTTCTCGGCGCTCGTCCCGCGGCTCAAGCGGTGCCTGGCCGGCGGCGCCGCCCACCTGCAGGCCCGGCACAGGGTGCTCGCCGCCGTCACGCTGCACAACTTCAGCAAAATCCCAG aCTGCAGGGTCCTGCTGATGCTGCTGGCGGACGGGCTGCGCGGTCACCTGGCCGACCTCGCCGAGCTGACCCGGACGGCCGGTCAACTGTACGCCGAGCTCCACGAGTGA